From the genome of Bactrocera oleae isolate idBacOlea1 chromosome 2, idBacOlea1, whole genome shotgun sequence, one region includes:
- the Vps13B gene encoding intermembrane lipid transfer protein VPS13B isoform X4 produces MFRIESYVTPVIMEYVAKYVKNIRPEDMQLSLWEGEATLQNLDLRLDVLEEELQLPCEFLSGHVHELTIRVPWTKITSEPIRIIINTIEFVLKLRRDKPDDVSSASSSPQRKAGETAKKRRRSEDQQPAQQTPGSGIVNKIINNISLECQNIILKYVEDDIVVSMNVQLLQFGAADERWKMTMTDVHPVKVLMRKLVKVSDLTICIDKRNSAGHIEVCQEPILYRCSFDVRILRKYNTNTMTMTSLTRIGIFTKSMDVNITSMQFPMVMRLIDITKDFGRNNTKNLTTEQEDVIVDQENEVASRDSFMLWAWNKLPTLSFEPPVFEEPNVEEISGHLRDIGLYLEELNVTLKNSELIVDTFVSNTKRIKYTPIVRLTLGGLYFEKVSCEDQNWRSLRSGISYLIVDPLGSYKIDDISEAALITSSSLANLTGFMENSLFDEKITTLDNKVYINYNEYMSTYTDEYLLNRTPIIAFDSVEYKTTKVRDNRQPEHETAAQTIKDTHLAYRVLSSGLTFRWNQSFRQVKQTIQDLIDSYDYSGYHVDQLDTPAQGNTNISKLPPPLMEDYDELMEHIPFCIYKFDLKNINFEIYTSTEATAATQKHTHNRLPSALKLAMPYFLVHIKHLDGTLCRPLNIDKLVHTTCQLPEKPHMLLDACHDNYALHMSQLSLSIVNRIRKTTVRLMHIPHLQLTYSDLLQKQHWKEDILIPLRKLDLHFELIHIDFNKRNLIIAERLLNCVLSYRPYLLWKVANQSMQIIKNESEPILHTEIRELRIEFQCFQSYNTGYIELYRLLSNVITYTDYCRTKHFLLDTERGNKPKKWLMASVQMNPEGIQIAANKKEALVALAVWVEPIAMFVDATLLEFLKYQEEYDHTVEKESPSEMELHTQQYQAQTASQTHVSSSQPPRVHTNITSGGTGAGPPHMRRTSRNSLPSRKISQPEETIHFSSERDEKVDLDVSVSPTTTAKATTTSLWQQIKSLVICLELGHITLNIAEKIKWSKNMEDLLNEYTQIQLPKISVRSTNAENLSRTNLQEKFTIYTAPKDTMNWVIALYGLSLKRYNSLEVDILLTDVYTTATIVVTQKKQTEANVMSSPMTALSTAKEIPNELIAEAVAHMDGGSSPLPPPTEVMNLQINTPTTLAQSTAEEVDAITVHVDTMPIHFHVSETKCKALHTHVCILGNVIKLIGPMAQLSASTQMQKTPTPIRVVTASEENAAIKHFLELETSSSVSSVFLEKKNTTACTTSFFCQWSIAKIICELTAKERKSKMVLELEDLLSTVDKREDFTKFTGKVGQCNLLYYTPDVDDGWVAQPGLRLKMLGEVTNMPFLNYVYTSVGLKSFYTRIGVKPKYDASRSIAEIIVTIQAMEIIIDVDILKEFVGSLGVLFVANGCSISLKEATPMEIRANPPTAADLPLIHLDSKGFTLYTPLSTNRECCTVLIWKLESMKITPTLENPLQRAPTRPDVYSKAAQLGFLNTPGSLVEDRQYELVLQKLSLSSGDWAEILDHMAQQAKTFQHTNPAVEWNTQNREASPHITDIFRHFTFIGIFAPCITYNNVLICGQALEFNCASDLVATLNTDQLYALGFMAYSLTNLLDTAEKSVFIRKSSSMQLQKQKTSSHQNVSEHVDPNSSSSLQCGELLIAPAQKSARNSAPAFEPIDENTEQNVKTDSGIHSQLSRMELQSTRNALNDANARKFPQTVSFIAGTFTIDLYEVGAELTNTDKLQDKCKKKASLLVPLLSLTVSQPSFMFTQNIYDNVTQMSVFNLNIHSIPTASLDATSASVFPIEFIDTRPGELGPTGIPPPLVTVRKHITKQKLIETDVEIARPIIVTLQEQQTFVLLQNSLILYQTILRSGYLNPRALRVVQSASKIMLMRNHFYDCDRLHVKLDKVMLLIKQARDYEGKLVCADMHLSVTFLQRPEKAVLKASVGSLHLQRTMVLFAFSEWHSEIRRTTCRCGCERLEGTATHTAGIRKVISSSQ; encoded by the exons ATGTTTCGGATTGAATCCTACGTTACGCCCGTAATAATGGAATACGTGGCAAAGTATGTGAAGAACATACGTCCTGAGGATATGCAACTCTCCCTATGGGAGGGTGAAGCTACATTACAGAATCTGGATTTGCGTTTGGACGTGCTGGAAGAAGAGCTGCAATTGCCATGCGAGTTTTTATCAGGCCACGTTCATGAATTGACCATACGTGTGCCCTGGACAAAAATTACATCTGAACCGATTCGTATTATAATCAATACAATAGAGTTTGTACTCAAGTTAAGGCGTGATAAACCAGATGATGTATCATCAGCTAGTTCGTCACCGCAACGCAAGGCTGGTGAGACTGCCAAGAAGCGCAGACGATCAGAAGATCAACAGCCGGCGCAACAAACACCTGGCTCTGGTAtagttaacaaaataataaacaacattAGCTTAGAGtgccaaaatataattttaaaatatgtggaAGATGATATTGTCGTATCCATGAACGTACAGCTTTTGCAATTCGGAGCGGCTGACGAGCGTTGGAAAATGACTATGACAGATGTCCATCCTGTCAAAGTTCTAatgcgcaaattagtaaaagtaTCTGATCTCACTATTTGCATAGATAAACGAAATTCTGCTGGACACATTGAAGTCTGCCAGGAGCCCATTTTATACAG ATGTTCATTTGATGTGCGTATTTTacgaaaatataatacaaatacaatgaCAATGACAAGTCTCACGCGCATTGGAATTTTTACCAAATCAATGGACGTTAATATCACGTCTATGCAGTTTCCGATGGTTATGCGTCTTATAGATATAACGAAAGACTTCGGGCGAAACAATACTAAAAACTTAACAACCGAACAGGAAGATGTCATCGTAGACCAGGAGAATGAAGTTGCTAGCCGAGATTCATTTATGTTATGGGCTTGGAATAAACTGCCAACGCTATCTTTTGAGCCTCCGGTATTCGAAGAACCTAATGTCGAAGAGATATCTGGTCATTTAAGAGACATTGGTTTATACCTGGAAGAGCTAAATGTCACCCTTAAAAACTCTGAATTAATAGTTGACACTTTTGTTAGCAATACAAAACGTATTAAATATACACCTATTGTGCGTCTTACCCTAGGAGGATTGTATTTTGAAAAGGTTTCGTGTGAAGACCAAAACTGGCGAAGCTTGAGATCAGGCATCTCCTATTTAATAGTCGATCCGTTGGGCTCCTACAAAATTGATGATATTTCGGAAGCGGCATTGATTACAAGTTCTTCT tTGGCAAATCTAACCGGTTTTATGGAAAACAGTTTATTCGATGAGAAGATTACAACTTTGGACAACAAGGTTTACATTAATTACAACGAGTATATGTCCACCTATACGGACGAATATTTACTTAACCGTACACCGATTATTGCTTTTGATTCCGTCGAATACAAAACGACAAAAGTGCGTGATAACCGACAGCCAGAGCACGAAACAGCAGCACAAACTATTAAGGACACACATCTTGCATACCGTGTGCTATCTTCTGGTCTCACATTCCGGTGGAATCAATCATTTCGACAGGTTAAACAAACTATACAAGATTTAATTGATTCTTACGATTATTCAGGCTATCATGTAGACCAATTAGATACTCCTGCTCAAGGCAATACAAACATATCGAAATTGCCACCACCGCTTATGGAGGACTACGATGAGCTTATGGAGCACATACCATTTTGTATCTACAAATTcgatttgaaaaatatcaaCTTTGAGATTTACACAAGCACagaagcaacagcagcaacccAAAAGCATACACATAATCGTTTGCCGAGCGCTTTAAAGCTAGCAATGCCCTATTTCTTGGTACATATCAAACATTTGGATGGCACGCTTTGCAGACCGCTAAATATTGATAAACTTGTGCACACTACATGCCAACTGCCAGAAAAGCCGCATATGCTACTTGACGCCTGCCATGACAATTACGCTTTACATATGTCGCAACTTTCTTTATCGATAGTGAATAGAATACGCAAAACTACAGTTAGACTGATGCATATACCACACCTGCAATTGACCTACTCGGATCTTTTGCAAAAGCAGCATTGGAAGGAAGATATACTCATACCGCTAAGAAAATTAgatttgcattttgaacttattcATATTGATTTCAATAAGCGCAATTTAATAATCGCTGAGCGTCTTTTAAATTGTGTACTTAGTTATCGACCATATTTACTATGGAAAGTAGCAAATCAATCgatgcaaataataaaaaatgaaagcGAACCAATACTACATACCGAAATCAGAGAACTTCGCATCGAATTCCAATGCTTTCAGAGTTATAATACGGGCTATATTGAACTCTACAGATTGCTCTCAAATGTGATCACCTACACCGACTACTGTCGaaccaaacattttttgttgGACACCGAAAGAGGTAATAAACCGAAAAAGTGGCTAATGGCTAGTGTACAAATGAATCCGGAAGGTATACAAATCgctgcaaataaaaaagaagcGCTCGTCGCGCTTGCTGTTTGGGTAGAACCAATCGCTATGTTTGTCGATGCAACGTTGCTCGAATTCCTCAAGTACCAAGAAGAATATGACCATACAGTCGAAAAAG AGTCGCCAAGCGAAATGGAGCTCCACACACAACAATATCAAGCACAAACGGCTTCGCAGACACATGTCAGTAGTAGCCAACCGCCACGTGTGCATACAAATATTACTAGTGGTGGCACAGGCGCTGGACCGCCACATATGCGTCGCACCTCGCGCAATTCTCTGCCCTCGCGCAAAATTTCACAGCCTGAGGAAACGATACACTTCAGCTCCGAACGCGATGAAAAAGTGGACTTGGATGTTAGCGTTTCACCGACCACCACCGCTAAAGCAACAACTACTTCACTGTGGCAACAAATCAAATCACTCGTAATCTGCTTAGAATTAGGTCACATCACGCTGAATATAGCTGAGAAAATTAAATGGTCTAAAAATATGGAAGATTTACTGAATGAATACACACAAATTCAACTGCCAAAAATTTCCGTGCGATCTACGAACGCCGAAAACTTATCGCGTACCAATCTCCAGGAGAAGTTCACCATATATACAGCACCGAAAGACACTATGAATTGGGTAATTGCATTGTATGGTTTAAGCTTGAAAAGGTACAACAGTCTAGAAGTGGATATTTTGCTGACAGATGTTTATACCACAGCAACAATTGTTGTTACCCAGAAGAAACAAACGGAAGCCAATGTAATGTCATCGCCGATGACGGCACTGAGTACTGCAAAAGAAATTCCAAATGAACTTATAGCGGAAGCTGTCGCACATATGGACGGAGGATCCTCTCCGCTGCCACCACCAACGGAAGTTATGAATTTGCAAATCAATACACCAACAACGCTAGCACAAAGCACAGCCGAGGAAGTAGATGCAATAACGGTACATGTGGATACGATGCCTATACATTTCCATGTGTCCGAAACTAAG tgCAAAGcattacatacacatgtatgtattttgggTAACGTCATTAAGCTTATAGGACCCATGGCGCAGCTAAGTGCCAGCACACAAATGCAAAAGACCCCGACCCCTATACGAGTTGTAACTGCATCTGAGGAAAATGCagcaataaaacattttttggaaTTGGAAACTAGTTCGTCGGTGTCCTCAGTATTTTTGGAAAAGA AAAATACAACTGCATGTACCACATCATTTTTCTGCCAATGGTCCATCGCTAAGATAATTTGTGAATTGACCGCCAAAGAACGCAAGAGCAAAATGGTGCTCGAACTCGAAGATTTGCTCTCAACCGTTGACAAACGTGAAGACTTTACCAAATTCACGGGCAAAGTTGGACAATGCAATCTGCTGTACTATACTCCAGATGTGGACGATGGTTGGGTTGCTCAACCCGGTTTGCGTTTGAAAATGCTCGGCGAGGTAACCAATATGCCGTTTTTGAACTATGTCTACACGTCAGTGGGACTTAAGAGCTTCTATACACGCATCGGTGTCAAACCGAAATATGATGCCAGTCGCTCTATAGCCGAAATTATAGTCACAATCCAAGCCATGGAAATAATCATCGATGTGGATATCTTAAAAGAGTTTGTAGGCTCTTTAGGTGTGCTATTCGTTGCAAATGGATGCAGCATAAGTCTCAAAGAAGCGACACCAATGGAAATACGAGCAAATCCACCAACAGCTGCCGATTTGCCACTTATACATTTGGATAGCAAAGGTTTTACGTTGTACACACCTCTCTCAACGAACCGCGAATGTTGCACAGTGCTCATATGGAAG CTCGAGTCGATGAAGATAACACCAACCTTGGAGAATCCACTACAACGTGCACCAACACGACCCGACGTGTACAGCAAGGCTGCTCAACTGGGTTTCCTAAACACACCCGGATCGTTGGTTGAGGATCGTCAATATGAATTGGTGTTGCAAAAGCTCTCCCTGTCTAGCGGTGATTGGGCAGAGATTTTGGATCACATGGCGCAACAAGCGAAAACTTTTCAACATACAAACCCAGCGGTTGAGTGGAATACGCAGAATCGGGAGGCATCACCGCATATTACAGACATTTTTAGACATTTCACTTTTATAGGCATCTTCGCGCCGTGCATTACCTATAATAATGTATTAATTTGTGGGCAGGCGCTTGAATTTAATTGTGCGTCTGATTTAGTGGCTACACTCAATACGGATCAACTATATGCATTAGGCTTTATGGCCTACAGCTTAACTAACCTACTGGA cACCGCCGAAAAAAGTGTTTTCATACGAAAAAGCAGCAGCATGCagttacaaaagcaaaaaacaagtTCCCACCAGAATGTTTCTGAACATGTCGATCCAAACTCAAGCAGTAGCCTACAATGTGGCGAGCTGCTCATTGCACCTGCGCAAAAAAGCGCACGCAACTCTGCACCCGCCTTCGAACCAATCGATGAGAATACGGAACAAAATGTAAAAACCGATTCTGGCATACACTCGCAGTTATCGCGTATGGAACTTCAATCCACTCGCAATGCGTTAAACGATGCTAATGCGCGCAAGTTCCCACAAACTGTGTCCTTCATAGCCGGTACTTTTACAATAGATTTGTACGAAGTCGGCGCAGAGCTGACAAACACCGACAAGCTGCAAGATAAATGCAAAAAGAAAGCCTCACTTTTAGTGCCGCTGTTATCCTTGACCGTGTCTCAACCAAGTTTTATGTTCACGCAAAATATATACGACAATGTAACGCAAATGTCAgtattcaatttaaatatacattccATTCCTACCGCATCACTGGATGCTACCTCTGCCAGCGTGTTTCCAATTGAATTTATCGACACAAGACCGGGAGAATTGGGGCCAACTGGCATACCGCCTCCACTAGTGACCGTTCGCAAGCACATAACCAAACAAAAGCTCATCGAAACGGATGTGGAAATAGCCAGACCAATAATCGTAACACTACAGGAGCAGCAAACGTTTGTTTTGCTACAAAACTCACTAATCCTCTATCAAACCATATTGCGAAGCGGCTATCTCAATCCGCGTGCGTTAAGAGTTGTTCAAAGCGCTTCTAAAATTATGCTCATGCGCAACCATTTTTACGACTGTGATAGGCTTCATGTAAAGTTGGATAAAGTGATGCTACTGATAAAGCAAGCTAGAGATTACGAGGGCAAACTAGTATGTGCAGATATGCATCTTAGTGTCACATTCCTGCAGCGTCCCGAAAAGGCAGTGCTCAAGGCCTCTGTTGGTTCATTACATCTGCAG CGAACCATGGTTTTATTTGCCTTTAGTGAATGGCACAGTGAAATTCGACGTACTACATGTAGATGTGGATGTGAGCGGCTTGAAGGAACTGCAACGCATACAGCAGGGATTAGAAAGGTTATCAGTTCGTCTCAATGA
- the Vps13B gene encoding uncharacterized protein Vps13B isoform X5 yields the protein MFRIESYVTPVIMEYVAKYVKNIRPEDMQLSLWEGEATLQNLDLRLDVLEEELQLPCEFLSGHVHELTIRVPWTKITSEPIRIIINTIEFVLKLRRDKPDDVSSASSSPQRKAGETAKKRRRSEDQQPAQQTPGSGIVNKIINNISLECQNIILKYVEDDIVVSMNVQLLQFGAADERWKMTMTDVHPVKVLMRKLVKVSDLTICIDKRNSAGHIEVCQEPILYRCSFDVRILRKYNTNTMTMTSLTRIGIFTKSMDVNITSMQFPMVMRLIDITKDFGRNNTKNLTTEQEDVIVDQENEVASRDSFMLWAWNKLPTLSFEPPVFEEPNVEEISGHLRDIGLYLEELNVTLKNSELIVDTFVSNTKRIKYTPIVRLTLGGLYFEKVSCEDQNWRSLRSGISYLIVDPLGSYKIDDISEAALITSSSLANLTGFMENSLFDEKITTLDNKVYINYNEYMSTYTDEYLLNRTPIIAFDSVEYKTTKVRDNRQPEHETAAQTIKDTHLAYRVLSSGLTFRWNQSFRQVKQTIQDLIDSYDYSGYHVDQLDTPAQGNTNISKLPPPLMEDYDELMEHIPFCIYKFDLKNINFEIYTSTEATAATQKHTHNRLPSALKLAMPYFLVHIKHLDGTLCRPLNIDKLVHTTCQLPEKPHMLLDACHDNYALHMSQLSLSIVNRIRKTTVRLMHIPHLQLTYSDLLQKQHWKEDILIPLRKLDLHFELIHIDFNKRNLIIAERLLNCVLSYRPYLLWKVANQSMQIIKNESEPILHTEIRELRIEFQCFQSYNTGYIELYRLLSNVITYTDYCRTKHFLLDTERGNKPKKWLMASVQMNPEGIQIAANKKEALVALAVWVEPIAMFVDATLLEFLKYQEEYDHTVEKESPSEMELHTQQYQAQTASQTHVSSSQPPRVHTNITSGGTGAGPPHMRRTSRNSLPSRKISQPEETIHFSSERDEKVDLDVSVSPTTTAKATTTSLWQQIKSLVICLELGHITLNIAEKIKWSKNMEDLLNEYTQIQLPKISVRSTNAENLSRTNLQEKFTIYTAPKDTMNWVIALYGLSLKRYNSLEVDILLTDVYTTATIVVTQKKQTEANVMSSPMTALSTAKEIPNELIAEAVAHMDGGSSPLPPPTEVMNLQINTPTTLAQSTAEEVDAITVHVDTMPIHFHVSETKGILSLPRTPRRTSAA from the exons ATGTTTCGGATTGAATCCTACGTTACGCCCGTAATAATGGAATACGTGGCAAAGTATGTGAAGAACATACGTCCTGAGGATATGCAACTCTCCCTATGGGAGGGTGAAGCTACATTACAGAATCTGGATTTGCGTTTGGACGTGCTGGAAGAAGAGCTGCAATTGCCATGCGAGTTTTTATCAGGCCACGTTCATGAATTGACCATACGTGTGCCCTGGACAAAAATTACATCTGAACCGATTCGTATTATAATCAATACAATAGAGTTTGTACTCAAGTTAAGGCGTGATAAACCAGATGATGTATCATCAGCTAGTTCGTCACCGCAACGCAAGGCTGGTGAGACTGCCAAGAAGCGCAGACGATCAGAAGATCAACAGCCGGCGCAACAAACACCTGGCTCTGGTAtagttaacaaaataataaacaacattAGCTTAGAGtgccaaaatataattttaaaatatgtggaAGATGATATTGTCGTATCCATGAACGTACAGCTTTTGCAATTCGGAGCGGCTGACGAGCGTTGGAAAATGACTATGACAGATGTCCATCCTGTCAAAGTTCTAatgcgcaaattagtaaaagtaTCTGATCTCACTATTTGCATAGATAAACGAAATTCTGCTGGACACATTGAAGTCTGCCAGGAGCCCATTTTATACAG ATGTTCATTTGATGTGCGTATTTTacgaaaatataatacaaatacaatgaCAATGACAAGTCTCACGCGCATTGGAATTTTTACCAAATCAATGGACGTTAATATCACGTCTATGCAGTTTCCGATGGTTATGCGTCTTATAGATATAACGAAAGACTTCGGGCGAAACAATACTAAAAACTTAACAACCGAACAGGAAGATGTCATCGTAGACCAGGAGAATGAAGTTGCTAGCCGAGATTCATTTATGTTATGGGCTTGGAATAAACTGCCAACGCTATCTTTTGAGCCTCCGGTATTCGAAGAACCTAATGTCGAAGAGATATCTGGTCATTTAAGAGACATTGGTTTATACCTGGAAGAGCTAAATGTCACCCTTAAAAACTCTGAATTAATAGTTGACACTTTTGTTAGCAATACAAAACGTATTAAATATACACCTATTGTGCGTCTTACCCTAGGAGGATTGTATTTTGAAAAGGTTTCGTGTGAAGACCAAAACTGGCGAAGCTTGAGATCAGGCATCTCCTATTTAATAGTCGATCCGTTGGGCTCCTACAAAATTGATGATATTTCGGAAGCGGCATTGATTACAAGTTCTTCT tTGGCAAATCTAACCGGTTTTATGGAAAACAGTTTATTCGATGAGAAGATTACAACTTTGGACAACAAGGTTTACATTAATTACAACGAGTATATGTCCACCTATACGGACGAATATTTACTTAACCGTACACCGATTATTGCTTTTGATTCCGTCGAATACAAAACGACAAAAGTGCGTGATAACCGACAGCCAGAGCACGAAACAGCAGCACAAACTATTAAGGACACACATCTTGCATACCGTGTGCTATCTTCTGGTCTCACATTCCGGTGGAATCAATCATTTCGACAGGTTAAACAAACTATACAAGATTTAATTGATTCTTACGATTATTCAGGCTATCATGTAGACCAATTAGATACTCCTGCTCAAGGCAATACAAACATATCGAAATTGCCACCACCGCTTATGGAGGACTACGATGAGCTTATGGAGCACATACCATTTTGTATCTACAAATTcgatttgaaaaatatcaaCTTTGAGATTTACACAAGCACagaagcaacagcagcaacccAAAAGCATACACATAATCGTTTGCCGAGCGCTTTAAAGCTAGCAATGCCCTATTTCTTGGTACATATCAAACATTTGGATGGCACGCTTTGCAGACCGCTAAATATTGATAAACTTGTGCACACTACATGCCAACTGCCAGAAAAGCCGCATATGCTACTTGACGCCTGCCATGACAATTACGCTTTACATATGTCGCAACTTTCTTTATCGATAGTGAATAGAATACGCAAAACTACAGTTAGACTGATGCATATACCACACCTGCAATTGACCTACTCGGATCTTTTGCAAAAGCAGCATTGGAAGGAAGATATACTCATACCGCTAAGAAAATTAgatttgcattttgaacttattcATATTGATTTCAATAAGCGCAATTTAATAATCGCTGAGCGTCTTTTAAATTGTGTACTTAGTTATCGACCATATTTACTATGGAAAGTAGCAAATCAATCgatgcaaataataaaaaatgaaagcGAACCAATACTACATACCGAAATCAGAGAACTTCGCATCGAATTCCAATGCTTTCAGAGTTATAATACGGGCTATATTGAACTCTACAGATTGCTCTCAAATGTGATCACCTACACCGACTACTGTCGaaccaaacattttttgttgGACACCGAAAGAGGTAATAAACCGAAAAAGTGGCTAATGGCTAGTGTACAAATGAATCCGGAAGGTATACAAATCgctgcaaataaaaaagaagcGCTCGTCGCGCTTGCTGTTTGGGTAGAACCAATCGCTATGTTTGTCGATGCAACGTTGCTCGAATTCCTCAAGTACCAAGAAGAATATGACCATACAGTCGAAAAAG AGTCGCCAAGCGAAATGGAGCTCCACACACAACAATATCAAGCACAAACGGCTTCGCAGACACATGTCAGTAGTAGCCAACCGCCACGTGTGCATACAAATATTACTAGTGGTGGCACAGGCGCTGGACCGCCACATATGCGTCGCACCTCGCGCAATTCTCTGCCCTCGCGCAAAATTTCACAGCCTGAGGAAACGATACACTTCAGCTCCGAACGCGATGAAAAAGTGGACTTGGATGTTAGCGTTTCACCGACCACCACCGCTAAAGCAACAACTACTTCACTGTGGCAACAAATCAAATCACTCGTAATCTGCTTAGAATTAGGTCACATCACGCTGAATATAGCTGAGAAAATTAAATGGTCTAAAAATATGGAAGATTTACTGAATGAATACACACAAATTCAACTGCCAAAAATTTCCGTGCGATCTACGAACGCCGAAAACTTATCGCGTACCAATCTCCAGGAGAAGTTCACCATATATACAGCACCGAAAGACACTATGAATTGGGTAATTGCATTGTATGGTTTAAGCTTGAAAAGGTACAACAGTCTAGAAGTGGATATTTTGCTGACAGATGTTTATACCACAGCAACAATTGTTGTTACCCAGAAGAAACAAACGGAAGCCAATGTAATGTCATCGCCGATGACGGCACTGAGTACTGCAAAAGAAATTCCAAATGAACTTATAGCGGAAGCTGTCGCACATATGGACGGAGGATCCTCTCCGCTGCCACCACCAACGGAAGTTATGAATTTGCAAATCAATACACCAACAACGCTAGCACAAAGCACAGCCGAGGAAGTAGATGCAATAACGGTACATGTGGATACGATGCCTATACATTTCCATGTGTCCGAAACTAAG ggtatattaagtttgcctcgaACACCCAGACGGACCAGTGCagcatag